TGAGGAAGGATGGCGGCGTCAGAAGGTTGAGCCCCAGGGCCTGAGCCATGGGAGCGAGGATGCTCTCCGACGCTCCGACCGGCACGCCAGGGAAGCGAGACTTGATCTGGGCGATCAGCTGGTTGTACTGGGCGAGGCCGCCGTTCACGAAGGACTGGTTCTGGGTGTCGAAGTAGGCGGCGTCGTTGGGGTCGACCTTCTTGTAATCGGCGGTGATCGTGTTGATGACCGTCTGGACATCGGACGGCGAGTACCAGCGGTGCGGGTTGCCTCCGTCGGGGACCCCCACCAGCTGGCCCACGTTGAGCGTCGTCGGGCCGGTGCCGGTGTTGGTGGCGAGGAGCTTCTGCACCCAGGGGTCGTAGCCGATGCCGTTGTAGATCACGACCCCCGCCGTCGTGATGGCGCGCCCGTCGTTGGCCGTCGGCTGGTAGGTGTGCGGATCGGTGTCGGGATTGGTGATGATGCTGGTGACCGCGACCTTGCTGCCGCCGAGCTGCGAGGCGATCGACCCCCAGAAGTTCTCGGCCGCCGTCACCTGGATCTTGCCGT
The Acidimicrobiales bacterium DNA segment above includes these coding regions:
- a CDS encoding zinc ABC transporter substrate-binding protein produces the protein MIPSVRNLRATAGAALLLIVAAAAACGSGSSASPAVPNGKIQVTAAENFWGSIASQLGGSKVAVTSIITNPDTDPHTYQPTANDGRAITTAGVVIYNGIGYDPWVQKLLATNTGTGPTTLNVGQLVGVPDGGNPHRWYSPSDVQTVINTITADYKKVDPNDAAYFDTQNQSFVNGGLAQYNQLIAQIKSRFPGVPVGASESILAPMAQALGLNLLTPPSFLKAISEGTDPTAQDKATVDAQIKGHEIKVYVYNSQNATPDVQAQVKEARAAGIPVTTITETLAPPSSTFQAWQVHELQGLAAALGRATGR